The following is a genomic window from ANME-2 cluster archaeon.
GGGTCGCTCCCAAGAACCTTGATGTCAAGGACCGGGACGTGGTGATCCTGGATGATATTGTATCCACTGGCGGGACTATGGCAGAGGCTGTTCGCATGCTCAGGCAACAGGGTGCAGCCGATGTCTATGTTGCCTGCATCCACCCGGTACTGGCAGGCAGTGCAATTCTTAAGTTGTATCGTTCAGGTGTTGTAGATGTGATCTCCACCGATACTATTGAAAAAGCTGTCAGCAGGGTAAGTGTGGCGCAGCTCATTGCAAAAACTATCAACGAATTATAATCCATGAAATCTCGAACAACGATGAACCTCATGGCCCCGGCAGAGTCCATGGCCACTGCTGTTAATGTTATTGAGGCCGGTGCCGATGAGATATATCTTGGCCTGGAAACGCCGGGACTGGTGAACCTGAACCTCTCTGGCAGGGGCCGAAGCTGCAATGTTAAAGACCAGACCGAGCTGGCTGATATTGTGAATTTTGCCCATGACAGGGGTGTGCTTGTCGATTATACGGTCAATGCACCGTTCATGGCAGATTCCATGGAAAAGATGTATATCGACCACGTGATGCGTGGTGTGGAGGCAGGGGTGGATGCCCTTATTGTGGGCGAGTTCGGTGCCCTGGCATTATTGCATGAAATGGATATCGGGTTGCCCATACATGCAAGTGTGCTGCTGAATAATTTTAACCGGGGCCAGATAGAGATGCTGGCCGGCATGGGCGTGGCCAAGGTGGTGCTGCCTTTTAAGATTACCATGGACGAGATAAGGCAGTTATCGGGCCTTGGCGTGGAACTCGAAGTGTTCGGGCAGTTCGGGTGCTCCAATATCAATGGTACCTGCCATCTGATACACAATGCAGACGAGGCTATCAGCCTGGGATTGCCCTGCAGGGCGAATTACCGGGTGTCAGAAGACGGAAGGTTGCATGCCATACTGGATGCGGGCACCGATTGTTCGCTATGCAGCCTGGGACCGTTGATGGATGCAGGGGTATCTGCACTGAAAGTGGTTGGCAGGTGCATGAATCCCGAAATGATACGGACCATCATCAAGACCTATCGCAGCGGTATTGATATGGTCAGGGACGGTGCCACGCCGTCCAGGGTCAAGGACTGGGTGCTGGAAGAGATACCCTTCTGGATGATGATGTGCGACCAGGACAGGTGCAAGTACCTGAAAACTCCGATCAATGATTCATATGTGTAGACGAATGATACGAACTATAATACGAGGTTTGATCCGTGATCGAGATACGGTCCAGTGATAGTACAAAGTTCGACCGGCTGTTGGGCCTGTGTAAGGAACATGGGGCCAGCCTGGGCATTGGCAGCGAGTCGTGCGTGCACAGGTTACCGTCCGTTGAACAGGTGGAGGCTATCGCCAGGCAGATTGAAGGACTGACCGTGGTAACACCTATAACACCGCAAAAACACTATGACCGTATACTGGAATATATCAGGGGTCTGCCTTGTGGCGTCAGGCTTGTGGTCAATGACGTGGGTGTGCTGTATGCCCTGCACAGGGATGGCAGGCTTGACGGTTTTGAAACGGTCGCAGCCGGTCGGGGTATTGTGCATACATCCGAAGCATGCCCCTGGGTTGACCATCTGGTACGGGATGAGTCCGAAGAAGTAAAGGCGGCGTTCTTACAGACGAATCTTAATTATAGCAGGACACTTCATTTCATGAAGGAAATGGGCATATCGGCCATGGAGACCGACCTGGAATCCAGGACCGTCAGGGCGGCACTTAAGACCGGACTGCCCGTGGCCGGACATGCAGAATTTATTGCCGTGTCATATACACGTTCCTGTCATACTGCCCGGTTCTTTGGTGAACAGCCACCCGGTTGCATCCGGCGGTGCAACAGTCCCATGGAACTTGAACTGGTGGATATGTTCGACCTCTCAGGCAAACCTCCGGGATTCGCGCAGCCCAGCCCGGAAATGCTTGAGGTATATCCCGTATTGTATTTGCTGGGGAATACAGTTTATTTTAAAAGTGATTGCATGGACACTGCCGGTCTCGAGCGTGTGATATTGAACGCTGAGATGTACGATACCGGGACATTGAAAGGAATGATAGTGGCAAGATAATTCAAGATTTGCCAATTCTTTTTTCTGAACGAGAAATTTAGTGGTGATTTTATTTCATTTTGTAAACCATAATGGGCATTAACAAACTCCATTCTTATTGTTCTGAGAGTTATGAATGCAAAAATGAAACGCATAGCTGGCTTTACCATCATACTATTTCTTGTGCTCTATCTTGCGTACACAAGTTTTGCGAGTTCCATCTCTTTTTATTATGAAGTGAGTGAAGTCAAAGCACATGCCGAATCAATATACGGGACTAAAGTGAACGTAAACGGCACTGTGGTTCCCGGAAGTATTCAATGGGAACCTGAAAATGTCCGTCTCACATTTAAACTGACAGACAATGCCAGCACTATCGATGTGGTTTACAACGATGCCATACCAAACAACCTGGCTGATAATACACAGGTGACGGTCACGGGAATTTTTTATGAGAACAATACTCTGGTGGCCCATGCTATCTTGACAAAATGTCCTTCAAAATATGAAGCAGAGATCACCAACGAAACAAAGGGAAATTAATTCTGGATACGAGGAATCGAACCATGGACTCAGGACAATTCTCTATAACCATTGCATTGATGCTCACACTATTCACGGCTGTAGCATACGCAGCAGGAATTATCACGAAAAAAGAACAATATATCAAAAGCGGTACTATCGCCGTCTACCTGAT
Proteins encoded in this region:
- a CDS encoding U32 family peptidase translates to MKSRTTMNLMAPAESMATAVNVIEAGADEIYLGLETPGLVNLNLSGRGRSCNVKDQTELADIVNFAHDRGVLVDYTVNAPFMADSMEKMYIDHVMRGVEAGVDALIVGEFGALALLHEMDIGLPIHASVLLNNFNRGQIEMLAGMGVAKVVLPFKITMDEIRQLSGLGVELEVFGQFGCSNINGTCHLIHNADEAISLGLPCRANYRVSEDGRLHAILDAGTDCSLCSLGPLMDAGVSALKVVGRCMNPEMIRTIIKTYRSGIDMVRDGATPSRVKDWVLEEIPFWMMMCDQDRCKYLKTPINDSYV
- a CDS encoding cytochrome c maturation protein CcmE, whose protein sequence is MKRIAGFTIILFLVLYLAYTSFASSISFYYEVSEVKAHAESIYGTKVNVNGTVVPGSIQWEPENVRLTFKLTDNASTIDVVYNDAIPNNLADNTQVTVTGIFYENNTLVAHAILTKCPSKYEAEITNETKGN